CATATCCAGAACTGTGTATTTCTTGGACCGAATCGGTGATATTGGTAGAATTACAGTAGTATTGAATCCAGAAATCTTCTATCCGAACTTCACCAAACGTTTTCCAAATACCACGATTAAATTCGTGCCCTGTGGTGTATGATGTGACAGGCCATGTTAAGTCGGTCATCATTCTCCAGATAGACGCGATTCTGCcagcaaattttttaacGCGCCCATATATAGGGACGAGGTCATAATCTTTAGCATATAGGCCGCCTACAAATGAACCGATAGAAGTACCGCCAATCATGTCGATTGGGATCCCGTGCTCCTCAATTGCTTTCAATACACCCAAGTGACTTATACCTCTtgcaccaccaccaccaagAACCAAGCCAATAGCTTGGCCGGATAATATTCTTGCTAAACGCAAAAAATCGTTTTTATGAGCATGCACAGGGGTATAGTACTGTCGCTTTCTGCTCTTCAACTTCGACGAAAAGCTTTCTACTCGTGCTTTAATGGAATCCGGAACTATTCTAGAGATATTTTCCTGAGTTTTTTTACTAAATTCAGTCTGTATCAATTTATCAACTAAGAGGAAAGCCCCACTATTCAACACTGTATGTTTCGCTTCTGTTTCTGCCTCCAAGGAGTTGACAGCAAATTGAATGTGGTGTTGGTTCTGGACCCATGTCCTAGCCCTCAGCCACTTATGTGTTAAACCAGGCTCTACGAAACGGTCTGGATGCAGTAATATCAATTCTGTTCTGGCAGTCGTTTTAAACTTGAGAAGTAGTCTTTCGTATTCGCCTATTTCTGTTGAAGTGGTAGCATCCGCAAGTAGCAAGATGCAGTCCGCCTGAGATATACAGGTCTTGGTCCAGCTGGAAGCGACCGCAGTATCAGCGATATATACTACAGTTTGATACATCTCTTCGAGTTCAGCAAAGTAACCACTCTTCTTTAATTTTGCCAATCTGTCGAATGCATGGCGCCCTAGGTGAGATAATGCAGTTCTTTGATTCAAACCAATTGTTGTCCTACCTACCTGTTTGAAAGCCTTTACAATTTTCATTGCAAACGCTTCTACGGGGAGACCTGCGGTAATTGGAAGAATTGTGATGGTCCTATATGTTATTGTCCCTGTAGAGCTTCTATGGACGTGAGAATTATGCGTTCTGCTTGCATTCAGCGGCTTCATGGGTGGAATAGTTGCATTTAAGTCGTATCTAGGTCCATTTCCACTGTATACATCAGAGGAGGCACCTCCTTGTGAATCATTTCTTCCCAGTATCTTTCTTGCCACTAATCTAGAAACGCGAATCATGATGGAGGGATGCTCCAAAGCTAAAATCTCAAATAACGTTCTTGGAATACGAGCAAGCTCAGAATCTCTTACAGCAACAATAGTTCCGGTTCGATTAATCGCTGTAAGAACTTCAACTTCACCAAAACTTTCTCCTTGAGCCAGTTCATTCATAATTCCCAAAGTTTTCTCATCGTCAACGTCCATAAAATCATCCATAGTCGTAGcatcttctctttttttcctaACGTCTGTAGAGGTTTGAAATTGTCTTAATCTACCACTCAGAACTAGATAAACACCATTTGCTGGATCCCCTTGGTTAAAGAGTGTATCTGAGGCTGATAGTTGAATCCACTCCAATGCATGATCAAATTTTAGCATTTTTGGGGACATCAAATTGGTAAGAGTTTCCGCAATTCTCAAATATATCATGAAATACTTATCGCAAAGTCTTTCCAAGGTCTGATTTGGTAAGAAACCCACGTAAACATCGGTCTTGGCCTTTAGATTAACGAAAGATTTGTAACCAATCAACGACGACAAGTAACCTGCAACTCCACCAGCCCCAACAGTAAATAGAACAGTTTGAGAACCTCTATCTGTAAAAGGTGTTGCTGGGTCTGTCGCACGAGCTATTTTCGAGGagctttttgaattaaTTGAGACGTCTATTTTACCAGAAACAATGTAAAATAAGCCTTTTCCTTTGGAGTTCTGCTCCACAATTGTTGTACCTTGCTTATAAAAGAGTAATTTAATTCCTTGAGAAAATTCACTCTTTGCAGAATTGAAGTCCAAATTTGGCGAAAGTTCCTCTCTATAgacttcttttttcttggaCTTAAACTTCTGCGTATTGACAACATAGTCGCTGGGAAGTATTCTCAAGTTTGTGGAAGGCGATCTGTTAGTGAAGTCAGTTGTGACGGAAATGTTGGAGGCACTCGATACACTCTCACTTCTCTTATAGATATGATCTGCGGCAGTACTAGGACTATTTCGAGAAGGAGAGAAAGATGAGGAAATAGGAGAAATGTCCATGTTTTCCTTTCGGACACCAAGGTAGGTGAACATGGCCTCAATAAGTGCCATTCTAACAGCTGACTCTTCCGTTTCTTCTTGAGCAGCTGAAAACAATCTTGTAGTGAGTTCATCCTCTTTCGGTCCTGCATTGAACCCAGAAAGTGGACCCCGTCCATTCTGGAAGCCATTAATTGAAGAGCTTTTGGAGCTCTTGTCAGTTGAAAACGAGGAGGGAGTTGTATTTGGAAGtaatttgttttgatttgttCCTGAAATCGAAGGAATCTGAGGCGATTCAGATGGCACGGAAGATATAACGGGAGATCCAGTAGTGAAAACTTTATCCTTGGAAATTTTACTTCTATGACTCTGAggttcttttcttgaaagtGGGACACTTGATAACAGATCTCCAGGATTCAAGTGATCTCTCGAACCTATAACGACGTGTCTAGATCCTCTTAGTGATGTGGCAGAGGAATTGAAGTTAGAGTTAGACTTTAAATGCGAAAGATTTGGTCTAGTTATAGATTTATTGATTATTTTCTGTGAGgcatctcttttttctttatcatcattaataTTGTAGTTgtcattattatttttcttttgcttaTGTGAGTTTTGTTCattatttgttttattaTCATTAGTATTACTATTCACGGCGGTATCCTgttcaacatcaacattTGATTGTTTGTCAAGTTTTCTAATAACTgcctctttcaaataaaatggCAGCTCATAACTTACAGCTCTATTAAGGAGAACTTCCATTTTCATAAGTTCCTGAGTTAAACCCAGATAATCATTGGCAGTTTGAAATGTTACACGAAACAATCTTGTTAAGATCATCTGTATTATATGTGAAGCTGAACGTGGGTACTTTTCGGTTAATTTCGAAAATGCTTGAGGTGGAATAATTGCGATCGTACAATCTGTAGCCGCACGAGCTATTACGTCTGGCATAACCACTGGTGGCTCATTAACAAACTGAGAAAAGCCTGTTGGAATTCCGCCTGGAATGGGTGAAGCAGCATTTATAGTGGACATGTTAGGTGAGCTCCTAATAGGATTCGAATTCGTCTTGTTCCTTCCgaattgaaattggaaagtATCTAAATCAACCGAGGGTGATCTACTATCAGATGTATTAGAGTAAAGGATATTGCTGCTTTGAGACGTAAAAAGgttcaaaatattgacTAAAGATGAGACAGGATTACCTGGTTTAACAGTGTTCAGTAATTGAAATTTACCCAATCCATTTTTTAGTCTTAAATACATGGTTGAGTCATTATCTTCATTGATTGGATCATCATTGTCCATTTCATCGTTGaattcaatatctttcaGCTCGAGATCTGAAGACATCGTTGTTGAGGAGCTCGACAGTTTTCTATCAGgatcattatcatcattgaCAACTCTTCCAGAAAATTTGAGTTGAGAATTAtaaatttcatctttgtcTTGCTCTACTTCATGGTATAGCTGTAACGTTCCCTCAACTACAATACAAAAGCCGATTGAATTATCCAGTAATAAAATCTCTCCTTCATCTaatttttgagttttcaTGTGTTTCGTCAAATCATGCAATACAGGCTTCTCCAGATAACCGAAAATTTTAATGGCACTTAAAAATTGATCGAGGTATGACGTTCCATAACCAAACTCATCACCATATTTCTTACCAGTTGGTTTTCTGTCTTTAACATCTTTTCTAGATCTACCTGGAGGAGATGTCGTATTCAACTTAATACTCTCTTTATTTCTGCTTTTACTATTAGCATTCTTATCGTCGTCCAATTCGTCAGAGACCAAATGTTTGTACTGACCAAGCACATTTCCTTTCATAATCGAATATGTGATGTATGCCGTTAGTACTGCTAGAAATAAGAATGTAGGAAATGAAATTGTTAAATGTAGTTTATTTGATGTAACAAAAACCCATTTGGGAAGCCTTAGAAGTACAACTGTGAATAGAAATATTGACCATTTTGTTACAAATCTCGTTGATCCAATAACCAAATAACTCAGCACCCAACTGATATTTAATATACCAGTTGCCCACCATTCTTGCGATTGCGATTGTGGCAATTGAGAAAGACTTTGATTAGCGGATCTTCGAGATGGTTTCAAAACAGAATTCGCCGAAGAATTATTAGTCCGATTGCTAATGTTCTTCATTTAGTAAAGCTTGCTTGTGACGTAAATTGGTATTATTTTGGCGTTAAAAGAGTTTTAGCCTTATTgtagtttttcatttactTTAATTGCAATCCCGCGTGTAGCGCGCTGAgtagtttttttcaaaaaccctgaaaaataataacaGATTCTTATATTTAGATATTTAAAATATTACACAGAGCTTTCTTATTTGAAGCGCAGACTAATGTTTGCTAATTGGAGCAGTTGgaagttttttcaaactctgCCTTATAGCATCGACACCTTTTAGCAGATCTTCCTCAGAGATAACAAGTGGTGGAGCCAATCTGATAATATGATCGTGAGTTGGCTTTGCCAAAACACCGTGatctttcatcaatagACAAAGATCCCAAGCGGTACGTCCATTGGCCATTTTTGGATCGATAACAATTGCAGTTAACAGACCGCGACCACGAACTTCTGAGATGGCACCATCTGACTCTTCTTGTAATTTAGTCAATTCATTTTGCAATAATTTACCTAGACTGTCAGCTTTTTGTACCAAATTTTCACGTTTAACCACTTCTAGTGCCTCAATAGCAACACGAGATGCTAAAGGATTACCACCATAGGTAGAACCGTGAGAGCCTGGAGCTAGGCAGGACATGATTTTCTCAGATGACAAAACGCAGGAAACTGGCAAAACACCACCAGAGATTGCTTTACCAAGAAGAACGAGATCTGGCTTAACACCTTCAGAATGTTCGTAGCACAACATTTTACCGGTACGACCAATACCTGTTTGGATTTCGTCACAAATAAATAGGATGTTGTGTTCACGACACAATTTTTGCACTTGTCCCAAGTAGTCCTTTGGTGGAACAACAATACCAGCCTCACCTTGGATTGGCTCTAGGATCAAGGCAGCAATTTTGTCACCGTGACTGCTGAATACTGATTCGATATCTTCAATAACACCGTAACGAATTGGATGAGACGTCTTTGGGTTTTGCGCAGTTGtgtttttcaagaaaggaccaaaattcttcctcgagtcctcttcatcagttgaaagtgaaatcGCACCAAACGTTCTGCCGTGGAAGTTACCTTCAGCACCCAGAATGATAGCTTCATTTTCaggaatttttttgacctCGTAACCCCATCTTCTGGCGATTTTTAGTGCAGTCTCAACAGCTTCTGCACCTGTGTTCATTGGCAACACCTTTTCGTAACCAAAGTACTCTGTAACGTACTTAGCAAACGCCGCAAACATGTCACTGGAAAAAGCCCTCGAAGAGAGTGTCAACACGGACGCTTGCTCAACGAGCGCCTTGACAATGTCCGGATGGCAATGGCCCTGGTTCACAGCTGAATACGCCGATAGAAAATCGAGGTATTCCCTGCCCTCTGGATCCCACACATGTGCACCTTGAGCCTTGTGGAAGACGACCGGCAATGGATGGTAGTTGTTGGCAGAATACTTGTGCTCGTAAGCAACGGTTTCTTTCGAAGATAGATTGAACTTGGTAGACGACATTCTCACGGCTGTTCTCCTGATTGTTCTGCCACTATTGGCGAAGCTTGATGTGACAGTTCTTAGCATTATTACAACAACACAGAGGCACACTCACTGAATGTTTAtttatgtatatatatgtgtaACAAGATCTACAACaggagaaaatttttcaacctGAACTGGAGTACTAACGTCCATTATTGCGGCCCATTATATACGCGACCACAAGCGCATCTGCAATCTCAACCTAATTGCAACAGCTCATATCGTGAAAACCATAAAGATCAATACGGCTGACACCACCATTTCGTGATTATATTGCCCTTAAGT
This Zygotorulaspora mrakii chromosome 5, complete sequence DNA region includes the following protein-coding sequences:
- the NTE1 gene encoding lysophospholipase (similar to Saccharomyces cerevisiae NTE1 (YML059C); ancestral locus Anc_4.318) is translated as MKNISNRTNNSSANSVLKPSRRSANQSLSQLPQSQSQEWWATGILNISWVLSYLVIGSTRFVTKWSIFLFTVVLLRLPKWVFVTSNKLHLTISFPTFLFLAVLTAYITYSIMKGNVLGQYKHLVSDELDDDKNANSKSRNKESIKLNTTSPPGRSRKDVKDRKPTGKKYGDEFGYGTSYLDQFLSAIKIFGYLEKPVLHDLTKHMKTQKLDEGEILLLDNSIGFCIVVEGTLQLYHEVEQDKDEIYNSQLKFSGRVVNDDNDPDRKLSSSSTTMSSDLELKDIEFNDEMDNDDPINEDNDSTMYLRLKNGLGKFQLLNTVKPGNPVSSLVNILNLFTSQSSNILYSNTSDSRSPSVDLDTFQFQFGRNKTNSNPIRSSPNMSTINAASPIPGGIPTGFSQFVNEPPVVMPDVIARAATDCTIAIIPPQAFSKLTEKYPRSASHIIQMILTRLFRVTFQTANDYLGLTQELMKMEVLLNRAVSYELPFYLKEAVIRKLDKQSNVDVEQDTAVNSNTNDNKTNNEQNSHKQKKNNNDNYNINDDKEKRDASQKIINKSITRPNLSHLKSNSNFNSSATSLRGSRHVVIGSRDHLNPGDLLSSVPLSRKEPQSHRSKISKDKVFTTGSPVISSVPSESPQIPSISGTNQNKLLPNTTPSSFSTDKSSKSSSINGFQNGRGPLSGFNAGPKEDELTTRLFSAAQEETEESAVRMALIEAMFTYLGVRKENMDISPISSSFSPSRNSPSTAADHIYKRSESVSSASNISVTTDFTNRSPSTNLRILPSDYVVNTQKFKSKKKEVYREELSPNLDFNSAKSEFSQGIKLLFYKQGTTIVEQNSKGKGLFYIVSGKIDVSINSKSSSKIARATDPATPFTDRGSQTVLFTVGAGGVAGYLSSLIGYKSFVNLKAKTDVYVGFLPNQTLERLCDKYFMIYLRIAETLTNLMSPKMLKFDHALEWIQLSASDTLFNQGDPANGVYLVLSGRLRQFQTSTDVRKKREDATTMDDFMDVDDEKTLGIMNELAQGESFGEVEVLTAINRTGTIVAVRDSELARIPRTLFEILALEHPSIMIRVSRLVARKILGRNDSQGGASSDVYSGNGPRYDLNATIPPMKPLNASRTHNSHVHRSSTGTITYRTITILPITAGLPVEAFAMKIVKAFKQVGRTTIGLNQRTALSHLGRHAFDRLAKLKKSGYFAELEEMYQTVVYIADTAVASSWTKTCISQADCILLLADATTSTEIGEYERLLLKFKTTARTELILLHPDRFVEPGLTHKWLRARTWVQNQHHIQFAVNSLEAETEAKHTVLNSGAFLLVDKLIQTEFSKKTQENISRIVPDSIKARVESFSSKLKSRKRQYYTPVHAHKNDFLRLARILSGQAIGLVLGGGGARGISHLGVLKAIEEHGIPIDMIGGTSIGSFVGGLYAKDYDLVPIYGRVKKFAGRIASIWRMMTDLTWPVTSYTTGHEFNRGIWKTFGEVRIEDFWIQYYCNSTNITDSVQEIHSSGYAWRYIRASMSLAGLLPPLEDKGSMLLDGGYLDNLPVWEMKARGCNTIFAIDVGSVDDRTPMNYGDSLNGFWIILNRWNPFSPHPNIPNMAEIQMRLGYVASVNALEKAKRTPGVIYARPPIEGYATLDFSKFEEIYEVGATYGHKFLQELIELDKMPVIPGSKATTVGDEMPEFLLQRRNSI
- the CAR2 gene encoding ornithine-oxo-acid transaminase (similar to Saccharomyces cerevisiae CAR2 (YLR438W); ancestral locus Anc_4.317) → MLRTVTSSFANSGRTIRRTAVRMSSTKFNLSSKETVAYEHKYSANNYHPLPVVFHKAQGAHVWDPEGREYLDFLSAYSAVNQGHCHPDIVKALVEQASVLTLSSRAFSSDMFAAFAKYVTEYFGYEKVLPMNTGAEAVETALKIARRWGYEVKKIPENEAIILGAEGNFHGRTFGAISLSTDEEDSRKNFGPFLKNTTAQNPKTSHPIRYGVIEDIESVFSSHGDKIAALILEPIQGEAGIVVPPKDYLGQVQKLCREHNILFICDEIQTGIGRTGKMLCYEHSEGVKPDLVLLGKAISGGVLPVSCVLSSEKIMSCLAPGSHGSTYGGNPLASRVAIEALEVVKRENLVQKADSLGKLLQNELTKLQEESDGAISEVRGRGLLTAIVIDPKMANGRTAWDLCLLMKDHGVLAKPTHDHIIRLAPPLVISEEDLLKGVDAIRQSLKKLPTAPISKH